The following are encoded in a window of Candidatus Zixiibacteriota bacterium genomic DNA:
- a CDS encoding archease, translating into MAKSRFRYLEDVATADAAFEAYGASLGELFANAAAAMFNVMAPLESIQPLQSRELTVMADGIEELLFSWLAELVYLKDIHSELYSDFEVAVDPASFTVSATVRGDSLDNLRSQTHTDVKAVTYHRLAITQTAEGFTATAVLDL; encoded by the coding sequence GTGGCAAAAAGTAGATTCCGGTATCTGGAGGACGTCGCCACCGCCGACGCCGCCTTCGAGGCCTACGGCGCCTCCCTGGGCGAACTCTTTGCCAACGCCGCCGCCGCCATGTTCAACGTCATGGCACCTCTGGAGTCGATTCAACCGCTGCAGTCGCGCGAGCTGACCGTCATGGCTGATGGCATCGAGGAACTCCTCTTTTCCTGGCTGGCCGAACTCGTCTATTTGAAAGACATTCACAGCGAGCTCTATTCCGATTTTGAAGTCGCCGTCGATCCGGCCTCCTTCACCGTCAGCGCCACCGTTCGCGGCGATTCGCTCGACAACCTCCGTAGCCAGACACACACGGATGTCAAGGCCGTCACGTATCACCGTTTGGCAATCACCCAAACCGCCGAAGGATTCACTGCGACTGCAGTGCTCGACCTATGA
- a CDS encoding LapA family protein, which yields MFTGKQAFIIILILLTVVLLVQNSGHVRIQFTFFYFTMPLTVLILIAVGIGIVLGFWLDRPKGSGKK from the coding sequence ATGTTCACCGGCAAGCAAGCCTTCATCATCATCCTGATCCTGCTGACGGTCGTCCTCCTGGTCCAGAACTCCGGCCACGTCCGTATCCAGTTCACATTCTTCTACTTCACCATGCCGTTGACTGTCCTGATCCTGATTGCCGTCGGCATCGGCATCGTGCTCGGCTTCTGGCTCGACCGTCCCAAGGGCAGTGGCAAAAAGTAG
- a CDS encoding 4Fe-4S binding protein, with product MAMKITDECTACGLCLPECPNDAISEGDIYVIDAAKCDECAGVDGGSRCVAICPVDCIIKA from the coding sequence ATGGCGATGAAAATCACTGATGAATGCACGGCCTGTGGACTCTGTCTGCCGGAGTGCCCCAACGACGCCATTTCCGAAGGGGATATCTACGTGATTGATGCTGCCAAGTGTGACGAGTGTGCGGGTGTGGACGGCGGAAGCCGCTGCGTCGCCATTTGTCCGGTTGATTGTATCATAAAAGCGTAA